Proteins from a single region of Flavobacterium sp. YJ01:
- a CDS encoding TIGR02757 family protein, producing MNKSELKDFLDEKVIQYNNQDFIESDPVQIPHLFSQKEDIEIAGFLSASIAWGNRKMIIKNSHKMMELMGNTPYDFVMSHSEEDLARLETFVHRTFNGHDFAGFIKGLQNIYKNHNGLEAVFAKNQEKDSLQKSISEFKKIFFETDHLPRTQKHISDPLNNSAAKRINMYLRWMVRQDAKGVDLGIWKSISPSVLSCPLDVHSGNVARKLEILSRKQNDAKALLELDTKLREMDANDPVKYDFALFGLGVFEGF from the coding sequence ATGAATAAATCAGAACTTAAAGATTTTCTCGATGAGAAAGTCATTCAATATAATAATCAGGATTTTATAGAAAGTGATCCCGTTCAAATTCCACATCTTTTTTCGCAAAAAGAAGATATTGAAATTGCTGGTTTTCTAAGTGCTTCTATTGCTTGGGGAAACCGTAAAATGATTATCAAGAATTCGCATAAAATGATGGAATTAATGGGCAATACTCCTTACGATTTTGTAATGTCACATTCTGAAGAAGATTTAGCAAGACTCGAAACTTTTGTACACCGCACTTTTAATGGACATGATTTTGCAGGTTTTATAAAAGGTTTGCAAAACATCTACAAAAACCACAACGGACTAGAAGCTGTCTTTGCAAAAAATCAAGAAAAAGACAGTTTACAGAAAAGTATTAGCGAATTCAAAAAAATATTTTTTGAAACCGATCATTTACCTCGAACACAAAAACATATCTCAGACCCTTTAAATAATTCGGCGGCAAAACGAATCAATATGTATTTGCGTTGGATGGTGCGCCAAGACGCAAAAGGAGTTGATTTAGGAATTTGGAAAAGCATTTCACCTTCTGTTCTTTCTTGTCCGCTTGATGTTCATTCTGGAAATGTTGCTCGCAAACTCGAAATTCTTTCTCGAAAGCAAAACGATGCAAAAGCTTTACTAGAATTAGATACTAAATTAAGAGAAATGGATGCGAATGATCCTGTAAAATATGATTTTGCTTTGTTTGGATTAGGTGTTTTTGAAGGGTTTTAA